A single Ptiloglossa arizonensis isolate GNS036 chromosome 2, iyPtiAriz1_principal, whole genome shotgun sequence DNA region contains:
- the LOC143143829 gene encoding uncharacterized protein LOC143143829 isoform X1, translating into MGKTSRRLYRSRIILVSQNFSGVVPSNSLSVTKGVNFSSCPDGFGKCYCEVNTVDGIMRAARFTEPCISTEGCNPSNVETFTFEGELDPGNNRDSNEVYENDDRERFEETFRYGESARPPRRRLLKADDRDEEYELRENRPSKMKFKNSRVYRSIRHRLDDDNDYDDEDEDDENGETEERAFVDKSGENEKDEEETESTVEPLHYYDYDSGGSSLFEVRIAFVMKVVTLNILLRFPGV; encoded by the exons ATG GGGAAGACCAGCCGCAGACTGTATCGGTCCAGGATCATTTTGGTGAGCCAGAACTTCTCTGGGGTGGTTCCCTCGAATTCCCTGTCGGTGACGAAAGGTGTGAACTTTTCCAGTTGCCCGGACGGCTTCGGTAAATGTTACTGCGAGGTAAACACCGTCGATGGAATTATGAGAGCGGCCAGGTTCACGGAACCTTGCATTTCTACCGAAGGGTGTAACCCAAGCAACGTTGAAACATTCACTTTCGAAGGAGAGCTCGATCCAGGTAACAACAGAGACTCGAACGAAGTTTACGAGAACGACGATCGTGAAAGGTTTGAAG agACGTTCCGCTACGGGGAATCCGCGCGACCGCCGCGACGTCGCCTCCTGAAGGCTGACGACCGCGACGAGGAGTACGAGTTACGCGAAAATAGACCGTCGAAAATGAAGTTCAAGAACAGCAGagtttatcgttcgattcgtcaCCGATTGGACGACGATAACGattacgacgacgaggacgaggacgacgagaacGGGGAGACCGAGGAGAGAGCTTTCGTCGATAAGAGTGGCGAAAACGAGaaggacgaagaagaaacggaatcGACGGTTGAACCGTTGCATTATTACGATTACG ATTCCGGAGGAAGTTCATTGTTCGAAGTGCGAATAGCGTTCGTCATGAAAGTGGTAACACTGAACATTTTGCTCCGATTCCCCGGTGTTTAA
- the LOC143143829 gene encoding uncharacterized protein LOC143143829 isoform X2 produces the protein MGKTSRRLYRSRIILVSQNFSGVVPSNSLSVTKGVNFSSCPDGFGKCYCEVNTVDGIMRAARFTEPCISTEGCNPSNVETFTFEGELDPETFRYGESARPPRRRLLKADDRDEEYELRENRPSKMKFKNSRVYRSIRHRLDDDNDYDDEDEDDENGETEERAFVDKSGENEKDEEETESTVEPLHYYDYDSGGSSLFEVRIAFVMKVVTLNILLRFPGV, from the exons ATG GGGAAGACCAGCCGCAGACTGTATCGGTCCAGGATCATTTTGGTGAGCCAGAACTTCTCTGGGGTGGTTCCCTCGAATTCCCTGTCGGTGACGAAAGGTGTGAACTTTTCCAGTTGCCCGGACGGCTTCGGTAAATGTTACTGCGAGGTAAACACCGTCGATGGAATTATGAGAGCGGCCAGGTTCACGGAACCTTGCATTTCTACCGAAGGGTGTAACCCAAGCAACGTTGAAACATTCACTTTCGAAGGAGAGCTCGATCCAG agACGTTCCGCTACGGGGAATCCGCGCGACCGCCGCGACGTCGCCTCCTGAAGGCTGACGACCGCGACGAGGAGTACGAGTTACGCGAAAATAGACCGTCGAAAATGAAGTTCAAGAACAGCAGagtttatcgttcgattcgtcaCCGATTGGACGACGATAACGattacgacgacgaggacgaggacgacgagaacGGGGAGACCGAGGAGAGAGCTTTCGTCGATAAGAGTGGCGAAAACGAGaaggacgaagaagaaacggaatcGACGGTTGAACCGTTGCATTATTACGATTACG ATTCCGGAGGAAGTTCATTGTTCGAAGTGCGAATAGCGTTCGTCATGAAAGTGGTAACACTGAACATTTTGCTCCGATTCCCCGGTGTTTAA